From the genome of Spinacia oleracea cultivar Varoflay chromosome 2, BTI_SOV_V1, whole genome shotgun sequence, one region includes:
- the LOC110776967 gene encoding uncharacterized protein isoform X2, translated as MTSITMGSTSKKRKNSKTNDGRDRLSELPDEVLVHILSFLPILDAVQTVSVRRFGDLWTLLPCLNFKDTEFIKVFLVKLKLTNCGIKQLSGFQMRSLRKLSLSHVELKDEVLKKIISGCPSLQELALEYVRGLEELRFSAPSIEKLDLTFVVFFLLDCPNLKILNINIRQNRHNSRLEIVDVSSVREVNISAYTIIDEIDKLLKTFHNVEVFKFSDVAFQPAYFQEQDFPQTRWKRLHIKSRLSEDRFLSVCTILRSSPQLEELIIYTDSRSDNSWDLGRRVTRVCSVLSLEFSPCVMLQLKTVTISGHKLPSQGLLRLAEFLLKNSVNMENMGKKLHSIISILISAFASVMVVGHTLLTTVCIRSSEIIHEVDKLLKRFCNVEVIELDGKGFQLSKFQEQDFSQTRWKRLRIESQLKRDHLLSVCTVLRSSPHLEELIIYNNSRKDLGVTNDCNFLSSELSSPCLMPQLKTVTFRGHKVPCQGLLRLAEFLLKSCVKMERMAIFPRMSQLVAVEEIKFLKQLLSFPRASTNARVIFGSEVY; from the exons ATGACCTCAATAACCATGGGCTCTACTTCAAAGAAGCGTAAGAATTCTAAGACAAACGATGGCAGAGATAGGTTGAGTGAATTACCTGATGAAGTTTTGGTGCACATCCTGTCTTTTCTGCCCATTTTAGATGCTGTTCAAACCGTATCAGTTCGCAGATTTGGTGATCTTTGGACTTTGCTTCCCTGCCTTAATTTCAAAGACACTGAGTTTATCAAAGTT TTTCTTGTTAAGCTGAAACTTACAAACTGTGGAATCAAGCAGCTAAGTGGATTCCAGATGAGATCACTAAGAAAATTATCACTTTCCCATGTTGAGTTGAAGGATGAGGTGTTGAAGAAAATTATATCCGGATGCCCTTCTTTACAAGAGTTGGCTCTAGAGTATGTACGTGGATTGGAAGAGCTGCGCTTTTCTGCTCCTAGCATTGAAAAGTTAGATCTAACTTTTGTGGTATTTTTCTTGCTTGATTGCCCCAACCTGAagattttaaatattaatattcgCCAGAATCGCCACAATTCACGTCTAGAAATAGTTGATGTTTCATCTGTTCGTGAAGTCAACATTTCGGCTTACACAATCATTGACGAGATTGATAAATTATTGAAGACGTTTCACAATGTTGAAGTCTTCAAATTTTCTGATGTAGCTTTTCAG CCAGCATATTTTCAGGAGCAAGATTTCCCACAAACTAGATGGAAGCGTTTACATATTAAATCACGACTTAGTGAAGATCGTTTCTTAAGCGTTTGTACAATTTTGAGAAGTTCGCCTCAATTGGAAGAACTCATAATATACACAGATTCAAGAAGTGATAATAGTTGGGATTTG GGAAGGCGTGTAACACGTGTTTGCAGTGTGCTCTCCTTAGAGTTCTCTCCTTGTGTGATGCTGCAACTCAAAACTGTCACCATCAGTGGACACAAGTTACCTTCTCAAGGGCTGCTTCGACTTGcagaatttttgcttaaaaattctGTCAACATGGAAAATATG GGGAAGAAGTTGCACAGTATCATCTCAATCTTGATTTCGGCGTTTGCATCAGTGATGGTGGTTGGTCATACTCTGTTAACTACTG TCTGCATTAGGTCTTCCGAAATCATTCACGAGGTTGATAAATTATTGAAGAGGTTTTGCAATGTTGAGGTTATCGAATTGGATGGGAAAGGTTTTCAG CTGTCAAAATTTCAGGAGCAAGATTTCTCGCAAACTAGATGGAAACGTTTACGTATTGAGTCACAGCTTAAAAGAGATCATCTTTTAAGCGTTTGTACAGTTTTGAGAAGTTCGCCTCACTTGGAAGAACTCATAATATACAATAATTCACGGAAAGATTTG GGTGTCACAAATGACTGCAATTTTCTCTCCTCAGAGCTCTCTTCTCCTTGTTTAATGCCACAACTCAAAACTGTCACCTTCCGTGGACACAAGGTACCTTGTCAAGGGCTGCTTCGACTTGCAGAGTTTTTGCTTAAAAGTTGTGTCAAAATGGAAAGGATGGCAATTTTCCCGCGCATGAGTCAATTAGTAGCAGTTGAGGAGATTAAGTTTTTAAAGCAATTATTAAGCTTTCCAAGGGCCTCAACAAATGCAAGGGTAATCTTCGGTTCTGAAGTATACTAA
- the LOC110776967 gene encoding uncharacterized protein isoform X5 has protein sequence MTSITMGSTSKKRKNSKTNDGRDRLSELPDEVLVHILSFLPILDAVQTVSVRRFGDLWTLLPCLNFKDTEFIKVPAYFQEQDFPQTRWKRLHIKSRLSEDRFLSVCTILRSSPQLEELIIYTDSRSDNSWDLGRRVTRVCSVLSLEFSPCVMLQLKTVTISGHKLPSQGLLRLAEFLLKNSVNMENMGKKLHSIISILISAFASVMVVGHTLLTTVCIRSSEIIHEVDKLLKRFCNVEVIELDGKGFQLSKFQEQDFSQTRWKRLRIESQLKRDHLLSVCTVLRSSPHLEELIIYNNSRKDLGVTNDCNFLSSELSSPCLMPQLKTVTFRGHKVPCQGLLRLAEFLLKSCVKMERMAIFPRMSQLVAVEEIKFLKQLLSFPRASTNARVIFGSEVY, from the exons ATGACCTCAATAACCATGGGCTCTACTTCAAAGAAGCGTAAGAATTCTAAGACAAACGATGGCAGAGATAGGTTGAGTGAATTACCTGATGAAGTTTTGGTGCACATCCTGTCTTTTCTGCCCATTTTAGATGCTGTTCAAACCGTATCAGTTCGCAGATTTGGTGATCTTTGGACTTTGCTTCCCTGCCTTAATTTCAAAGACACTGAGTTTATCAAAGTT CCAGCATATTTTCAGGAGCAAGATTTCCCACAAACTAGATGGAAGCGTTTACATATTAAATCACGACTTAGTGAAGATCGTTTCTTAAGCGTTTGTACAATTTTGAGAAGTTCGCCTCAATTGGAAGAACTCATAATATACACAGATTCAAGAAGTGATAATAGTTGGGATTTG GGAAGGCGTGTAACACGTGTTTGCAGTGTGCTCTCCTTAGAGTTCTCTCCTTGTGTGATGCTGCAACTCAAAACTGTCACCATCAGTGGACACAAGTTACCTTCTCAAGGGCTGCTTCGACTTGcagaatttttgcttaaaaattctGTCAACATGGAAAATATG GGGAAGAAGTTGCACAGTATCATCTCAATCTTGATTTCGGCGTTTGCATCAGTGATGGTGGTTGGTCATACTCTGTTAACTACTG TCTGCATTAGGTCTTCCGAAATCATTCACGAGGTTGATAAATTATTGAAGAGGTTTTGCAATGTTGAGGTTATCGAATTGGATGGGAAAGGTTTTCAG CTGTCAAAATTTCAGGAGCAAGATTTCTCGCAAACTAGATGGAAACGTTTACGTATTGAGTCACAGCTTAAAAGAGATCATCTTTTAAGCGTTTGTACAGTTTTGAGAAGTTCGCCTCACTTGGAAGAACTCATAATATACAATAATTCACGGAAAGATTTG GGTGTCACAAATGACTGCAATTTTCTCTCCTCAGAGCTCTCTTCTCCTTGTTTAATGCCACAACTCAAAACTGTCACCTTCCGTGGACACAAGGTACCTTGTCAAGGGCTGCTTCGACTTGCAGAGTTTTTGCTTAAAAGTTGTGTCAAAATGGAAAGGATGGCAATTTTCCCGCGCATGAGTCAATTAGTAGCAGTTGAGGAGATTAAGTTTTTAAAGCAATTATTAAGCTTTCCAAGGGCCTCAACAAATGCAAGGGTAATCTTCGGTTCTGAAGTATACTAA
- the LOC110776967 gene encoding uncharacterized protein isoform X3, with protein MTSITMGSTSKKRKNSKTNDGRDRLSELPDEVLVHILSFLPILDAVQTVSVRRFGDLWTLLPCLNFKDTEFIKVLSGFQMRSLRKLSLSHVELKDEVLKKIISGCPSLQELALEYVRGLEELRFSAPSIEKLDLTFVVFFLLDCPNLKILNINIRQNRHNSRLEIVDVSSVREVNISAYTIIDEIDKLLKTFHNVEVFKFSDVAFQPAYFQEQDFPQTRWKRLHIKSRLSEDRFLSVCTILRSSPQLEELIIYTDSRSDNSWDLGRRVTRVCSVLSLEFSPCVMLQLKTVTISGHKLPSQGLLRLAEFLLKNSVNMENMGKKLHSIISILISAFASVMVVGHTLLTTVCIRSSEIIHEVDKLLKRFCNVEVIELDGKGFQLSKFQEQDFSQTRWKRLRIESQLKRDHLLSVCTVLRSSPHLEELIIYNNSRKDLGVTNDCNFLSSELSSPCLMPQLKTVTFRGHKVPCQGLLRLAEFLLKSCVKMERMAIFPRMSQLVAVEEIKFLKQLLSFPRASTNARVIFGSEVY; from the exons ATGACCTCAATAACCATGGGCTCTACTTCAAAGAAGCGTAAGAATTCTAAGACAAACGATGGCAGAGATAGGTTGAGTGAATTACCTGATGAAGTTTTGGTGCACATCCTGTCTTTTCTGCCCATTTTAGATGCTGTTCAAACCGTATCAGTTCGCAGATTTGGTGATCTTTGGACTTTGCTTCCCTGCCTTAATTTCAAAGACACTGAGTTTATCAAAGTT CTAAGTGGATTCCAGATGAGATCACTAAGAAAATTATCACTTTCCCATGTTGAGTTGAAGGATGAGGTGTTGAAGAAAATTATATCCGGATGCCCTTCTTTACAAGAGTTGGCTCTAGAGTATGTACGTGGATTGGAAGAGCTGCGCTTTTCTGCTCCTAGCATTGAAAAGTTAGATCTAACTTTTGTGGTATTTTTCTTGCTTGATTGCCCCAACCTGAagattttaaatattaatattcgCCAGAATCGCCACAATTCACGTCTAGAAATAGTTGATGTTTCATCTGTTCGTGAAGTCAACATTTCGGCTTACACAATCATTGACGAGATTGATAAATTATTGAAGACGTTTCACAATGTTGAAGTCTTCAAATTTTCTGATGTAGCTTTTCAG CCAGCATATTTTCAGGAGCAAGATTTCCCACAAACTAGATGGAAGCGTTTACATATTAAATCACGACTTAGTGAAGATCGTTTCTTAAGCGTTTGTACAATTTTGAGAAGTTCGCCTCAATTGGAAGAACTCATAATATACACAGATTCAAGAAGTGATAATAGTTGGGATTTG GGAAGGCGTGTAACACGTGTTTGCAGTGTGCTCTCCTTAGAGTTCTCTCCTTGTGTGATGCTGCAACTCAAAACTGTCACCATCAGTGGACACAAGTTACCTTCTCAAGGGCTGCTTCGACTTGcagaatttttgcttaaaaattctGTCAACATGGAAAATATG GGGAAGAAGTTGCACAGTATCATCTCAATCTTGATTTCGGCGTTTGCATCAGTGATGGTGGTTGGTCATACTCTGTTAACTACTG TCTGCATTAGGTCTTCCGAAATCATTCACGAGGTTGATAAATTATTGAAGAGGTTTTGCAATGTTGAGGTTATCGAATTGGATGGGAAAGGTTTTCAG CTGTCAAAATTTCAGGAGCAAGATTTCTCGCAAACTAGATGGAAACGTTTACGTATTGAGTCACAGCTTAAAAGAGATCATCTTTTAAGCGTTTGTACAGTTTTGAGAAGTTCGCCTCACTTGGAAGAACTCATAATATACAATAATTCACGGAAAGATTTG GGTGTCACAAATGACTGCAATTTTCTCTCCTCAGAGCTCTCTTCTCCTTGTTTAATGCCACAACTCAAAACTGTCACCTTCCGTGGACACAAGGTACCTTGTCAAGGGCTGCTTCGACTTGCAGAGTTTTTGCTTAAAAGTTGTGTCAAAATGGAAAGGATGGCAATTTTCCCGCGCATGAGTCAATTAGTAGCAGTTGAGGAGATTAAGTTTTTAAAGCAATTATTAAGCTTTCCAAGGGCCTCAACAAATGCAAGGGTAATCTTCGGTTCTGAAGTATACTAA
- the LOC110776967 gene encoding probable F-box protein At1g60180 isoform X4, translating to MSAITSFIRNVLILLKRIPVDKFRLQFHLMDLYGGKHKSFVTEMETWIRLAVDREVKELKIKLRCNAGLILPRCVFTSQFLVKLKLTNCGIKQLSGFQMRSLRKLSLSHVELKDEVLKKIISGCPSLQELALEYVRGLEELRFSAPSIEKLDLTFVVFFLLDCPNLKILNINIRQNRHNSRLEIVDVSSVREVNISAYTIIDEIDKLLKTFHNVEVFKFSDVAFQPAYFQEQDFPQTRWKRLHIKSRLSEDRFLSVCTILRSSPQLEELIIYTDSRSDNSWDLGRRVTRVCSVLSLEFSPCVMLQLKTVTISGHKLPSQGLLRLAEFLLKNSVNMENMGKKLHSIISILISAFASVMVVGHTLLTTVCIRSSEIIHEVDKLLKRFCNVEVIELDGKGFQLSKFQEQDFSQTRWKRLRIESQLKRDHLLSVCTVLRSSPHLEELIIYNNSRKDLSSLLLV from the exons ATGTCGGCTATCACTAGTTTTATACGCAATGTGCTAATTCTTCTTAAAAGGATCCCTGTTGATAAATTCCGGCTTCAATTCCACCTTATGGATCTGTATGGTGGTAAACATAAATCATTTGTTAcagaaatggaaacatggataaGACTTGCAGTAGATAGAGAAGTGAAGGAACTAAAAATCAAACTCCGTTGTAATGCTGGTCTAATATTGCCTCGTTGTGTTTTCACAAGTCAGTTTCTTGTTAAGCTGAAACTTACAAACTGTGGAATCAAGCAGCTAAGTGGATTCCAGATGAGATCACTAAGAAAATTATCACTTTCCCATGTTGAGTTGAAGGATGAGGTGTTGAAGAAAATTATATCCGGATGCCCTTCTTTACAAGAGTTGGCTCTAGAGTATGTACGTGGATTGGAAGAGCTGCGCTTTTCTGCTCCTAGCATTGAAAAGTTAGATCTAACTTTTGTGGTATTTTTCTTGCTTGATTGCCCCAACCTGAagattttaaatattaatattcgCCAGAATCGCCACAATTCACGTCTAGAAATAGTTGATGTTTCATCTGTTCGTGAAGTCAACATTTCGGCTTACACAATCATTGACGAGATTGATAAATTATTGAAGACGTTTCACAATGTTGAAGTCTTCAAATTTTCTGATGTAGCTTTTCAG CCAGCATATTTTCAGGAGCAAGATTTCCCACAAACTAGATGGAAGCGTTTACATATTAAATCACGACTTAGTGAAGATCGTTTCTTAAGCGTTTGTACAATTTTGAGAAGTTCGCCTCAATTGGAAGAACTCATAATATACACAGATTCAAGAAGTGATAATAGTTGGGATTTG GGAAGGCGTGTAACACGTGTTTGCAGTGTGCTCTCCTTAGAGTTCTCTCCTTGTGTGATGCTGCAACTCAAAACTGTCACCATCAGTGGACACAAGTTACCTTCTCAAGGGCTGCTTCGACTTGcagaatttttgcttaaaaattctGTCAACATGGAAAATATG GGGAAGAAGTTGCACAGTATCATCTCAATCTTGATTTCGGCGTTTGCATCAGTGATGGTGGTTGGTCATACTCTGTTAACTACTG TCTGCATTAGGTCTTCCGAAATCATTCACGAGGTTGATAAATTATTGAAGAGGTTTTGCAATGTTGAGGTTATCGAATTGGATGGGAAAGGTTTTCAG CTGTCAAAATTTCAGGAGCAAGATTTCTCGCAAACTAGATGGAAACGTTTACGTATTGAGTCACAGCTTAAAAGAGATCATCTTTTAAGCGTTTGTACAGTTTTGAGAAGTTCGCCTCACTTGGAAGAACTCATAATATACAATAATTCACGGAAAGATTTG AGCTCTCTTCTCCTTGTTTAA
- the LOC110776967 gene encoding F-box/FBD/LRR-repeat protein At2g26030 isoform X1, with protein MSAITSFIRNVLILLKRIPVDKFRLQFHLMDLYGGKHKSFVTEMETWIRLAVDREVKELKIKLRCNAGLILPRCVFTSQFLVKLKLTNCGIKQLSGFQMRSLRKLSLSHVELKDEVLKKIISGCPSLQELALEYVRGLEELRFSAPSIEKLDLTFVVFFLLDCPNLKILNINIRQNRHNSRLEIVDVSSVREVNISAYTIIDEIDKLLKTFHNVEVFKFSDVAFQPAYFQEQDFPQTRWKRLHIKSRLSEDRFLSVCTILRSSPQLEELIIYTDSRSDNSWDLGRRVTRVCSVLSLEFSPCVMLQLKTVTISGHKLPSQGLLRLAEFLLKNSVNMENMGKKLHSIISILISAFASVMVVGHTLLTTVCIRSSEIIHEVDKLLKRFCNVEVIELDGKGFQLSKFQEQDFSQTRWKRLRIESQLKRDHLLSVCTVLRSSPHLEELIIYNNSRKDLGVTNDCNFLSSELSSPCLMPQLKTVTFRGHKVPCQGLLRLAEFLLKSCVKMERMAIFPRMSQLVAVEEIKFLKQLLSFPRASTNARVIFGSEVY; from the exons ATGTCGGCTATCACTAGTTTTATACGCAATGTGCTAATTCTTCTTAAAAGGATCCCTGTTGATAAATTCCGGCTTCAATTCCACCTTATGGATCTGTATGGTGGTAAACATAAATCATTTGTTAcagaaatggaaacatggataaGACTTGCAGTAGATAGAGAAGTGAAGGAACTAAAAATCAAACTCCGTTGTAATGCTGGTCTAATATTGCCTCGTTGTGTTTTCACAAGTCAGTTTCTTGTTAAGCTGAAACTTACAAACTGTGGAATCAAGCAGCTAAGTGGATTCCAGATGAGATCACTAAGAAAATTATCACTTTCCCATGTTGAGTTGAAGGATGAGGTGTTGAAGAAAATTATATCCGGATGCCCTTCTTTACAAGAGTTGGCTCTAGAGTATGTACGTGGATTGGAAGAGCTGCGCTTTTCTGCTCCTAGCATTGAAAAGTTAGATCTAACTTTTGTGGTATTTTTCTTGCTTGATTGCCCCAACCTGAagattttaaatattaatattcgCCAGAATCGCCACAATTCACGTCTAGAAATAGTTGATGTTTCATCTGTTCGTGAAGTCAACATTTCGGCTTACACAATCATTGACGAGATTGATAAATTATTGAAGACGTTTCACAATGTTGAAGTCTTCAAATTTTCTGATGTAGCTTTTCAG CCAGCATATTTTCAGGAGCAAGATTTCCCACAAACTAGATGGAAGCGTTTACATATTAAATCACGACTTAGTGAAGATCGTTTCTTAAGCGTTTGTACAATTTTGAGAAGTTCGCCTCAATTGGAAGAACTCATAATATACACAGATTCAAGAAGTGATAATAGTTGGGATTTG GGAAGGCGTGTAACACGTGTTTGCAGTGTGCTCTCCTTAGAGTTCTCTCCTTGTGTGATGCTGCAACTCAAAACTGTCACCATCAGTGGACACAAGTTACCTTCTCAAGGGCTGCTTCGACTTGcagaatttttgcttaaaaattctGTCAACATGGAAAATATG GGGAAGAAGTTGCACAGTATCATCTCAATCTTGATTTCGGCGTTTGCATCAGTGATGGTGGTTGGTCATACTCTGTTAACTACTG TCTGCATTAGGTCTTCCGAAATCATTCACGAGGTTGATAAATTATTGAAGAGGTTTTGCAATGTTGAGGTTATCGAATTGGATGGGAAAGGTTTTCAG CTGTCAAAATTTCAGGAGCAAGATTTCTCGCAAACTAGATGGAAACGTTTACGTATTGAGTCACAGCTTAAAAGAGATCATCTTTTAAGCGTTTGTACAGTTTTGAGAAGTTCGCCTCACTTGGAAGAACTCATAATATACAATAATTCACGGAAAGATTTG GGTGTCACAAATGACTGCAATTTTCTCTCCTCAGAGCTCTCTTCTCCTTGTTTAATGCCACAACTCAAAACTGTCACCTTCCGTGGACACAAGGTACCTTGTCAAGGGCTGCTTCGACTTGCAGAGTTTTTGCTTAAAAGTTGTGTCAAAATGGAAAGGATGGCAATTTTCCCGCGCATGAGTCAATTAGTAGCAGTTGAGGAGATTAAGTTTTTAAAGCAATTATTAAGCTTTCCAAGGGCCTCAACAAATGCAAGGGTAATCTTCGGTTCTGAAGTATACTAA